From the Helicoverpa zea isolate HzStark_Cry1AcR chromosome 28, ilHelZeax1.1, whole genome shotgun sequence genome, one window contains:
- the LOC124643755 gene encoding putative fatty acyl-CoA reductase CG5065 isoform X3, with protein sequence MVPTAVDGEGPLLPAFYAGRSIFITGGTGFLGKVLIERLLWTCRDIGELHVLLRSKRGRAAADRLDELKHSQAFDLIRAECPRQLDKLRAVEGDATLPRLGLDDASVTQLQEVSVVFHSAASVRFSEPLSRALASNVYSVEALLRLCDQLPKLEALVHVSTAFSNSERRHVGERVYAAPAPLYAVRALPDTLRRDITHRLIAPKPNTYVFSKALAECVVQEHADTARYAAAIVRPSIVVSALRQPRPGWTESAAGPGGVVLACGKGLLRAFLVEGSARADLVPVDIAADNIIAVAWETATQRQETRSVRVYNVCSQENRVSWRMFRAVALRAVREHPLGGALYYPTLIAVRNWYLYKFLELVLQTVPLHIVDCVTRACRTPMKVRLSSVPARLRDMSAALSYFATREWRFDSHNVTHLQERLTQADREIYNLDVNTVDWEEHLTDFVKGVRAYLLRESDAELPRARRHMHRLRVVHRAVLLVAHAALCALLVYVALALYHVITS encoded by the exons GTCCTGATAGAGCGCTTGCTATGGACATGCCGCGACATCGGAGAGCTGCACGTGTTGCTGCGGAGCAAGCGAgggcgcgccgccgccgacagGCTCGACGAACTCAAGCACTCACAG GCGTTCGACTTGATCCGCGCGGAGTGTCCGCGGCAGCTGGACAAGCTCCGCGCGGTGGagggcgacgcgacgctgcctCGCCTCGGCCTCGACGATGCCTCCGTCACACAACTGCaagag GTGTCGGTGGTGTTCCACAGCGCGGCGAGCGTGCGGTTCAGCGAGCCGCTGTCGCGCGCGCTCGCGAGCAACGTGTACTCCGTGGAAGCGCTGCTGCGACTGTGCGACCAGCTGCCCAAGCTAgag GCGCTAGTGCATGTATCGACGGCGTTTAGCAACTCGGAGCGGCGACACGTCGGCGAGCGCGTAtacgccgcgcccgcgcctctATACGCCGTGCGCGCGCTGCCCGACACGCTGCGGCGTGACATCACACACAG GTTGATCGCGCCGAAGCCGAACACATACGTGTTCTCTAAGGCGCTGGCGGAGTGTGTCGTACAGGAGCACGCCGACACAGCGCGCTACGCCGCCGCCATCGTGCGACCCTCCATCG TGGTGTCGGCGCTGCGGCAGCCTCGCCCCGGCTGGACGGAGAGCGCGGCGGGGCCGGGCGGCGTGGTGCTGGCGTGCGGCAAGGGGCTGCTGCGCGCGTTCCTGGTGGAGGGGAGCGCTCGCGCAGACCTCGTGCCTGTCGACATCGCCGCCGACAATATCATCGCCGTCGCCTGGGAGACCGCCACGCAACG GCAAGAGACGCGGTCGGTCCGCGTGTACAACGTGTGCTCGCAAGAGAACCGCGTGTCGTGGCGGATGTTCCGCGCGGTCGCGCTGCGGGCGGTGCGGGAACACCCGTTGGGCGGCGCACTCTACTACCCGACACTCATCGCCGTCCGCAACTG GTACCTGTACAAGTTCTTGGAGCTGGTACTGCAGACAGTTCCCCTGCACATCGTTGACTGCGTCACGCGCGCCTGCCGGACACCCATGAA AGTGCGTCTATCGTCGGTTCCCGCTCGCTTGCGTGACATGTCGGCGGCGCTGTCATACTTCGCGACGCGCGAGTGGCGCTTCGACTCACACAACGTGACGCACCTGCAAGAGCGACTCACGCAAGCCGACAGGGAGATATACAATCTGGATGTTAACACCGTCGA CTGGGAGGAGCACCTGACTGACTTCGTGAAGGGAGTGCGCGCCTACCTGCTGCGGGAGAGCGACGCCGAACTGCCGCGAGCTCGACGACATATGCACAG ACTGCGCGTGGTGCACCGAGCCGTGCTGCTGGTGGCGCACGCTGCACTCTGCGCTCTGCTCGTCTACGTAGCACTCGCCTTGTACCACGTGATCACCTCATGA
- the LOC124643755 gene encoding putative fatty acyl-CoA reductase CG5065 isoform X1, with the protein MVPTAVDGEGPLLPAFYAGRSIFITGGTGFLGKVLIERLLWTCRDIGELHVLLRSKRGRAAADRLDELKHSQRLIWWVRDYRQAFDLIRAECPRQLDKLRAVEGDATLPRLGLDDASVTQLQEVSVVFHSAASVRFSEPLSRALASNVYSVEALLRLCDQLPKLEALVHVSTAFSNSERRHVGERVYAAPAPLYAVRALPDTLRRDITHRLIAPKPNTYVFSKALAECVVQEHADTARYAAAIVRPSIVVSALRQPRPGWTESAAGPGGVVLACGKGLLRAFLVEGSARADLVPVDIAADNIIAVAWETATQRQETRSVRVYNVCSQENRVSWRMFRAVALRAVREHPLGGALYYPTLIAVRNWYLYKFLELVLQTVPLHIVDCVTRACRTPMKVRLSSVPARLRDMSAALSYFATREWRFDSHNVTHLQERLTQADREIYNLDVNTVDWEEHLTDFVKGVRAYLLRESDAELPRARRHMHRLRVVHRAVLLVAHAALCALLVYVALALYHVITS; encoded by the exons GTCCTGATAGAGCGCTTGCTATGGACATGCCGCGACATCGGAGAGCTGCACGTGTTGCTGCGGAGCAAGCGAgggcgcgccgccgccgacagGCTCGACGAACTCAAGCACTCACAG CGGTTGATATGGTGGGTTCGTGACTATCGACAGGCGTTCGACTTGATCCGCGCGGAGTGTCCGCGGCAGCTGGACAAGCTCCGCGCGGTGGagggcgacgcgacgctgcctCGCCTCGGCCTCGACGATGCCTCCGTCACACAACTGCaagag GTGTCGGTGGTGTTCCACAGCGCGGCGAGCGTGCGGTTCAGCGAGCCGCTGTCGCGCGCGCTCGCGAGCAACGTGTACTCCGTGGAAGCGCTGCTGCGACTGTGCGACCAGCTGCCCAAGCTAgag GCGCTAGTGCATGTATCGACGGCGTTTAGCAACTCGGAGCGGCGACACGTCGGCGAGCGCGTAtacgccgcgcccgcgcctctATACGCCGTGCGCGCGCTGCCCGACACGCTGCGGCGTGACATCACACACAG GTTGATCGCGCCGAAGCCGAACACATACGTGTTCTCTAAGGCGCTGGCGGAGTGTGTCGTACAGGAGCACGCCGACACAGCGCGCTACGCCGCCGCCATCGTGCGACCCTCCATCG TGGTGTCGGCGCTGCGGCAGCCTCGCCCCGGCTGGACGGAGAGCGCGGCGGGGCCGGGCGGCGTGGTGCTGGCGTGCGGCAAGGGGCTGCTGCGCGCGTTCCTGGTGGAGGGGAGCGCTCGCGCAGACCTCGTGCCTGTCGACATCGCCGCCGACAATATCATCGCCGTCGCCTGGGAGACCGCCACGCAACG GCAAGAGACGCGGTCGGTCCGCGTGTACAACGTGTGCTCGCAAGAGAACCGCGTGTCGTGGCGGATGTTCCGCGCGGTCGCGCTGCGGGCGGTGCGGGAACACCCGTTGGGCGGCGCACTCTACTACCCGACACTCATCGCCGTCCGCAACTG GTACCTGTACAAGTTCTTGGAGCTGGTACTGCAGACAGTTCCCCTGCACATCGTTGACTGCGTCACGCGCGCCTGCCGGACACCCATGAA AGTGCGTCTATCGTCGGTTCCCGCTCGCTTGCGTGACATGTCGGCGGCGCTGTCATACTTCGCGACGCGCGAGTGGCGCTTCGACTCACACAACGTGACGCACCTGCAAGAGCGACTCACGCAAGCCGACAGGGAGATATACAATCTGGATGTTAACACCGTCGA CTGGGAGGAGCACCTGACTGACTTCGTGAAGGGAGTGCGCGCCTACCTGCTGCGGGAGAGCGACGCCGAACTGCCGCGAGCTCGACGACATATGCACAG ACTGCGCGTGGTGCACCGAGCCGTGCTGCTGGTGGCGCACGCTGCACTCTGCGCTCTGCTCGTCTACGTAGCACTCGCCTTGTACCACGTGATCACCTCATGA
- the LOC124643755 gene encoding putative fatty acyl-CoA reductase CG5065 isoform X2, whose translation MYATKYRHNIDGKPGIEQTGGKYLVGLYMVLIERLLWTCRDIGELHVLLRSKRGRAAADRLDELKHSQRLIWWVRDYRQAFDLIRAECPRQLDKLRAVEGDATLPRLGLDDASVTQLQEVSVVFHSAASVRFSEPLSRALASNVYSVEALLRLCDQLPKLEALVHVSTAFSNSERRHVGERVYAAPAPLYAVRALPDTLRRDITHRLIAPKPNTYVFSKALAECVVQEHADTARYAAAIVRPSIVVSALRQPRPGWTESAAGPGGVVLACGKGLLRAFLVEGSARADLVPVDIAADNIIAVAWETATQRQETRSVRVYNVCSQENRVSWRMFRAVALRAVREHPLGGALYYPTLIAVRNWYLYKFLELVLQTVPLHIVDCVTRACRTPMKVRLSSVPARLRDMSAALSYFATREWRFDSHNVTHLQERLTQADREIYNLDVNTVDWEEHLTDFVKGVRAYLLRESDAELPRARRHMHRLRVVHRAVLLVAHAALCALLVYVALALYHVITS comes from the exons GTCCTGATAGAGCGCTTGCTATGGACATGCCGCGACATCGGAGAGCTGCACGTGTTGCTGCGGAGCAAGCGAgggcgcgccgccgccgacagGCTCGACGAACTCAAGCACTCACAG CGGTTGATATGGTGGGTTCGTGACTATCGACAGGCGTTCGACTTGATCCGCGCGGAGTGTCCGCGGCAGCTGGACAAGCTCCGCGCGGTGGagggcgacgcgacgctgcctCGCCTCGGCCTCGACGATGCCTCCGTCACACAACTGCaagag GTGTCGGTGGTGTTCCACAGCGCGGCGAGCGTGCGGTTCAGCGAGCCGCTGTCGCGCGCGCTCGCGAGCAACGTGTACTCCGTGGAAGCGCTGCTGCGACTGTGCGACCAGCTGCCCAAGCTAgag GCGCTAGTGCATGTATCGACGGCGTTTAGCAACTCGGAGCGGCGACACGTCGGCGAGCGCGTAtacgccgcgcccgcgcctctATACGCCGTGCGCGCGCTGCCCGACACGCTGCGGCGTGACATCACACACAG GTTGATCGCGCCGAAGCCGAACACATACGTGTTCTCTAAGGCGCTGGCGGAGTGTGTCGTACAGGAGCACGCCGACACAGCGCGCTACGCCGCCGCCATCGTGCGACCCTCCATCG TGGTGTCGGCGCTGCGGCAGCCTCGCCCCGGCTGGACGGAGAGCGCGGCGGGGCCGGGCGGCGTGGTGCTGGCGTGCGGCAAGGGGCTGCTGCGCGCGTTCCTGGTGGAGGGGAGCGCTCGCGCAGACCTCGTGCCTGTCGACATCGCCGCCGACAATATCATCGCCGTCGCCTGGGAGACCGCCACGCAACG GCAAGAGACGCGGTCGGTCCGCGTGTACAACGTGTGCTCGCAAGAGAACCGCGTGTCGTGGCGGATGTTCCGCGCGGTCGCGCTGCGGGCGGTGCGGGAACACCCGTTGGGCGGCGCACTCTACTACCCGACACTCATCGCCGTCCGCAACTG GTACCTGTACAAGTTCTTGGAGCTGGTACTGCAGACAGTTCCCCTGCACATCGTTGACTGCGTCACGCGCGCCTGCCGGACACCCATGAA AGTGCGTCTATCGTCGGTTCCCGCTCGCTTGCGTGACATGTCGGCGGCGCTGTCATACTTCGCGACGCGCGAGTGGCGCTTCGACTCACACAACGTGACGCACCTGCAAGAGCGACTCACGCAAGCCGACAGGGAGATATACAATCTGGATGTTAACACCGTCGA CTGGGAGGAGCACCTGACTGACTTCGTGAAGGGAGTGCGCGCCTACCTGCTGCGGGAGAGCGACGCCGAACTGCCGCGAGCTCGACGACATATGCACAG ACTGCGCGTGGTGCACCGAGCCGTGCTGCTGGTGGCGCACGCTGCACTCTGCGCTCTGCTCGTCTACGTAGCACTCGCCTTGTACCACGTGATCACCTCATGA